Below is a genomic region from Candidatus Omnitrophota bacterium.
CCGTCGAAGTCGAAACCAAAGTCGACCACAATTACCATCAACTCCCCAGCGAAAGAACCAGGCGCTGGGAAGACGCTCTCCCGCCGGAATATTGGGAATACCGCCGCAAATGGGAAGAAAATCCCAAGCGGCATATCGTCGGCCCCGTTCCCGTCCATCTGGACATCGAGGCGACCTCCAATTGCAACCTTCTTTGCACCATGTGCCCGCGCACGGAAATGGTTCAGGGGGGAACGTTTTGGAAGGTGAAGAATTTCGACTTCGATCTCTATACCCGCCTTATCGATGAAGGCGCGCAAAAGGGCCTCTGCTCCATCAAATTCAACTACCTCGGCGAGCCGCTGATGAATCCGCGCCTGGCGGAAATGATCGAATACGCCAAAGCCAAAGGCGTCGTGGACGTCATGTTCAACACCAACGCCGTTCTCCTCACCGAACGCATCGCCCGCCGCCTGATCCAATCCGGCCTGGACAAACTCTTCTTTTCCTTCGATTCTCCCTATCGAGAGCATTACAACCAAATCCGCATCAACGCCGACTACGACAAAACTCTGCGCAACATCAAGCGCTTCATGCAACTCCGCGAAGAAATGGGATCGGTGAAGCCCTTCACCCGCATATCGATGGTGCGGATGAAAGAGAACGAGGAGGAATGGCAAGCCTTCAAGGAACTGTTCGAACCCATCGTCGACGCCGTCGCTTTCGTGGATTACATGGAGCACAACAGCCAGGCCGTCACCGATAAGATGACGGTGAAAATGGCATCCCCCAACGCCAAAAAATTTTGCTGCCCGCAATTGTGGCAGCGCATGTTCGTTCATCCCGACGGCGTGGTTACGGTCTGCTGCGTCGATTCGGCGCGCGAGCTCGCCGTAGGCCATATCAAGGATAAAACCGTCGAGGAAATCTGGACCGGTCCGGAATACCAAAAATTGCGCGATCTCCACGCTTCCGGACGTATCGGCGAAATTCCTACATGCGCCCGATGCCCTTTAGCGTTAATGGAATAACGCCAATCGCCTTTGAATTAGCCGCTTTTAAAATTCCTCTCCCAAGATTGGGAGAGGTAAGGTGAGGGTTGATAATATCTTACGTAATTTCCCTCACCCTAACCCTCTCCCAGAGGGCGAGAGAATTAATAAGCAGTAGGGTAGGCTCAAAACCAAGCGTAGCCTACCACATCACTAGATTGAGGGAGTTTTAAAAACTCTCCCGTATCTCCACCGGAATCCCCCCGATGTTGCGCACGTCCGCAACGCTATTGCTTAGCCGCAATTTCCCCATGAACAATCCGCATGTAGACGTATCGTCCGCCGTCATGAGGTAATCCGCTTCGCCCAGTTGCGAATCCGGTTTGCCGCATAAAGTGCGCCCCTCGTTGAGCAGCGTTTCTCCGTCATAAAGAAAGAAATCGACTGTAAATTTCGTAAGATCGATCGGCCGCCCGTCCTCATCGCGACACAAAAAAACGATCTTGACGCCCGCATCGTTTTGGTTCAATTGAATGGCCGTATTCATGAAATCACCTCGTTTGCGGCTTTCCGGGAAACACGGCGCGCACGCATAGGCGTTGGGCGATCATTACGTAAAGAGCGATGCGATGCTCGCCGCCGGATAGCGTTCCTTCCGCACCCGTCCAGAATTGCCCCAATTTGCGCCCCGTCCGTTTCAAGATGGGATCGTCGCTATGCAGCGCGTGGCTGTCGGGTCCTATGTTCGGCATGATGAGCCTCTCTTTCTTTTACCACTCAGTATTTGGCGAGAGATAAAACGCTCCATCCGCAGGAGGAGTCGCCGAACGGATTTCCTTGGACGCCTTCGTCGCCGCCGTCGAGTTAGGGTAGTAATAAATCCGGTAAAAAGTCTCGATCGGCGTAGCAAAATAAATGTCGGAAGGCGCGGCGATTTGCGCTTCGAGATGAGACGGCAAATCCGCCGGGACTTTCCGGATCGTTCCGTCGATCGTGTTTTGCGCATACCACAAGCGCGAACGCGAATGCTCGCGGGATGCGATCATCACCTCGGCGGATACATTCTGAATCGCCGCGTCGAGCGACGCCTCCGAAACTGCGATGCTGGAAGATACGTCCTGCGTTACCGATTCCGCCGACGTATGAATGGTCGCGAGAATATTGTTGTAGTAAGGAACGTACTCCGTAGCCGACATGCCCAGCTGGCCGTACAATCCCGACACGCTGTCGGCGACGCTGGCGAGTCCCTTGCCCGGTTCGACCAGCGTATAGGTTTGATGCGTATAGGCGGTAACGCCGCCGATAATTCCGGAAACGAGAATCTCGTAGGTTCCCGCGGAATCGGCGCTGGTGGAATACGTTCCCGTCGCCACTCCCAATGTCACCGCCGCCATCGTTCCATTGGCGATAGACGCACCCATGCGCATAATATCGAATTTCAAGTTATAGGGCGTCGTCGGCGCCCCCGTCTCGGCGTCGGCGGCCACCACCATGAAGGGTACGGAGTTCCCTTTTTCGAAAACGCCCAAGTAAGTCTGAGCGCGCGCCGTTAGGACGGCGAACAAAGCGAAGAATATATAAGACCATCGTTTCATGATCGCAGTTCTCCAATTCTTTTTAGGTTTATTCCCGATTCCCTCTCAATTATTGCGAGGGATCAAATGTTGAAACAATTTATCGTCGTCTCAGCCTCTCCCCGTGAACAAAAAGCGAGACAACGCGGCGGCGAAGGTTCCGGCTAATCCGCCCAGAATCGCAGCCGCCGATTTGATCCCGGCGATATCGGACCGGTTCTTATCCATTTGTTCGTGAAATTCCGCCAACGCCTGCTGCGTCTGGCATACGCTGTTTTCGATGCTTTCCAATTTCGTTCGGATATGTTCCAGCGAAGTTTGGATTTCCACATATTCGCTATTGTAACGAGCTTCGGATCCATTCATCGTTTTATTCCTTTCTTACACAAATTCATCATTCATCATTCATCACTCATCATTTAAAAGTTTTCTCCATTCCGTGGCGCCATGAATGTAAGCGCCGTCCAGACTGTCGTTCGTGGGATGATCGAGATAGATAAACTGTCCAACGGCGCCGCTGGGCAGAGAGGAACAAACCTTCAGTTGCAAGGCTCCCGACAGCGCTAGCGTTCCCGTATCGGCGTCGAGCGTCATAGCGCCGGAATGTTCGTCGCTATGCCATTGGAAATATTGGTCGGAATAAAAATCAAGCGTGTAATCGGAAACCGCCAGGCGGTAAAGCGTTCCATACAACAATACCTTGTCGCCTATTGAATCCTCAACGAAGGCGAAAACGTTCCCCGCCTTGACGTCTCGTCCCGCCAGTAAATCTTCTTTAACCTGAACGTCGCCCTGATCGCCGAGAATCGTCATCAGGTCGTCCACGGTATCCGAATGGAATCTGATATTGCGGTCCGACGTAATGTCGAGGTCGTTCGGCGATACGCCGATCTTGTAAGCATGGCTGTAAAACCGGATTTTATCGCCAAGAAAATCGGGAAACTCCATCGTCGTGGCTGGAACGATCTTCGCGCCGGAAGTTCCTTTGTTGGTGGGATCGATTTGAATGTCTCGATTAGAACGGATGACGACGACGTCCCCATCCCGATAAAGATCGAATATCCCGTCGTTAATGGCGACGCCGATCGTTCCCGCCCGAATGGAAGAAGTCGCCGCATCGACGTTTCCATAAAGAGAACCGCCCGTTTTCAACAAATAGGCGTCCTCGATTTGATCTTTGCCTATGATCGTTTGCGCGAACGTTGAATGAAGATTCATTATTAGGAATAAAAAAAGAATCGTTATACTTACGAATTTCTGTTTCATGATTGATTCCTTGTTTTTTGTTTGGCTGAATTTAACTCGCGTAGGGTGGGCTAAAAGCGAAGCGTAGCCCACCAAAGATCTAAGCCTCATGATCGACCACATAGCGATGTTGGATGCGATAATGAGACAAAGGCGGAACCGAGAACGTATAACCGGAGCAATCGGATTTTTCCGAATAATCCACTCCCCTTTCCAACAAGACGCCGTTGAGATACACGTCCAGCGTCTCCGCGCGGAAAGGATTCGCCGTCGAAAATTCCGTCCGCGATCCGTTAGGCGCTTCGGCGGGTGAACGGTCGGATTCGTGCCGATGCGCGGCGCCGAGAAGCAAGGAAGGCCGTTCGTCGATGATGAACGACTGCGTTCCATTGTCGGCGGCGAGAATGCTGGTTGCGCCCGGCCGTTGATAAATCTTTGCCAGCGTCAGCGATTGATCCGGTGTTTCCGGAACAACGGGCTCCGCCGCCTCGTCGCCTTCGACAATGTCCAATTCCCCTTCCGCCGTCAGAATCGCGAGATCGTAGCGAGGATAAGAGACGGGCGCGCTGAAAAAACCGCCTGCAGGCAAGCTCGCTTCCTCCAGCGTCCCCGCCAGATAGCCGCTGACGATTGCCCAGCCCGGCTTTACGCGCACGCTCAGATCCGATTCGGACCCGGGGACGACGAGCAAAGCCTCATCGCTGCCGTCAGTAATCACGGCATCCGCGCCCTGATTGAACAACGCCGCGCAAACGGCGCGCAGCGCCTCGAAAGCGGCGGCGATATTGCCGTTCCAGCGGTTCATCTTGGCCGACGTCAACGGCGATTCTTTATAGGAAAAAAACGTGGAAACGTTATTGGCGTTGCTGGGATTGAATTTACCGTAATTAGGCATCTCCATCCTCCCCTCTTTGGCAAAGATCGATATCTCCAATCACGCCGCTGCGCCGCATAATCCCCACCGTCGAACCGGCCATCGCGGAATCGTTCCCGCCGCAAGGCAGAATTTCTCCTAGACAAATCCCCCGATCGGCCAGAAAACGATGGGCGTAGCGATGAACGTCTTCAATACAAGAACAACGCGCCCACAGATTTTCGGCGCTTTCCCGCAGCGGCGTCTCTCTTTCGTCGAGTTCCTGCTTGTCGGAGACGGCGCCGATCGATTCGAGATAGGCGAGCATGGGATCGTCGCGGCGGCAGATCGCTAACAGCGGCGGCGTTTCCTGCTCGCCTCGTTCGGCGTGAACGCCGGTCAGATAGGTATGGCGATCAGCGCTTTTGTAAACCAGCGAACCTTCCAGCACATCGATCACTCCTTCGATCAGCCGATAGCATTTCTTGCCGTCGTAGAGGCTTCCCGGCAGATGTCCGCAGCGCCCGTTCTCCGCCTGGCATATCGAGCAGCGCCACGAGTCGTATTTCCAGGCCAGAGAAACTTCGCGGTAAATCCCTCCGTCAATGTTGAGCAGCAGGTCTTTCGCGCCCGAGGTTTCCCGCAGCCAATAAAACCAAGCCCGCACGAAATAAACCGGCTCGCCCTCTTCGCCAGCCCCCCGTTCTACAACGCTTGCTTTGTAGAATCGAGCCAGCGGCAGCGAATTCCGGTTGTGCCCGCATAGCACCGATTGTCCAATGATAAACTGGGCAACGCTTTCCAACGCCGAACGGGTAAAGCGACAGCCATCCGAATCGCAAGGCTGCGTGGAACAGAGAAACATGCTGCGCGCATAAACCTGCTCCGGTTTGAGAGGAGAAGGCGCCAGCTCGTTGATCCGCGCCATATCCTCCTCCGCCAAACCGCCGTCTTGAAACAAAGGAATTCCCCGGCTGCGCATCGTCGTTTCTTGAACGAAGTCATTTTCCGGCATAAAAAATCTC
It encodes:
- a CDS encoding radical SAM protein, which encodes MTAAVEVETKVDHNYHQLPSERTRRWEDALPPEYWEYRRKWEENPKRHIVGPVPVHLDIEATSNCNLLCTMCPRTEMVQGGTFWKVKNFDFDLYTRLIDEGAQKGLCSIKFNYLGEPLMNPRLAEMIEYAKAKGVVDVMFNTNAVLLTERIARRLIQSGLDKLFFSFDSPYREHYNQIRINADYDKTLRNIKRFMQLREEMGSVKPFTRISMVRMKENEEEWQAFKELFEPIVDAVAFVDYMEHNSQAVTDKMTVKMASPNAKKFCCPQLWQRMFVHPDGVVTVCCVDSARELAVGHIKDKTVEEIWTGPEYQKLRDLHASGRIGEIPTCARCPLALME